GTCGATCTCGCCCATCTCCGAGACGGTCGCATGGAGGTAGCGGAAGAACTCGCCGGTGTGCTCCTCGGTCTTGCGCAAGGCCGTCGGGCAGCGGCAGAAGAGTTTCTCGGCCGTGTCGAGCTGCTGGTGGATCTCGATCCCGGCCTTGAGCCCGAGCGCCTTATAGTCCATGTTCAGACCTCCTCCGGATCTCGCCTTTCAGGTCGGTCGCCATCAGCCTCCGCACCTCTTCGGGGTCGGACTCGTTCCCGAGCACCCACATCAGTTTGGTGAGCGCCGCCTCAGGGAGCATGTCCTCGCCCTCGACCACGCCGGCGGCGAGCAGGTCGCGGCCGGTGTCGTAGACGCGGTCGCAGACGCGGCCGTGCAGGCACTGCGAGGTCATCACCACGGTGGTGCCGGCGTCGATCAGGTCCCGCACCGCCCCGATGCACCCGGTCGAGACATGGCCGAGGCCGGTGCCGGCGATGACCAGGCCGCGGTAGCCCTCGTAGGCCCTGACGATCTCCGCTGCCATGCCGGGGTAGAAGGCGAGCAGGCCGCAGCGCTCTTCGAGGCGGTCGCGGAGCGCGAGGGCTGAGGCGCCCCGGCGCACCGCGTCATCGGAGAGGGTGACGGCAAGTGAGGGAAAGTCCACCCGCCCGATCGGGGCCATGTCGTGGCTCTGGAAGGCGTCTCTCCGTGAGGTGTGCATCTTTCGCACCCGCGTCCCCCGGTGAAGGGCACAGTAATCGTCGTTCGTGGTGGCGTGCATCGCCACGGCGACCTCGCCGAGGTCTGAGCCTGCGGCGGCGGCGGCGCACATGGCGTTCATGATGTTGTCCGAGCTCGGGCGGTCGGCCGAACGCTGCGAGCCGACGAAGACCACCGGCACCGGGGTTTCGAGCATGTACGAGACCGCCGAGGCCGAGTAGGCCATCGTGTCGGTGCCGTGGGTGACGATCACGCCGCGGGCGCCGCCCCTGACCGCCGCGTGGATGGAGCGGGCAAGATCCTGCCAGATCGCCGGCGTCATGTTCTCAGAGAGGATGGTGGCGAGCACCTCGGCGCGGTAACGGCCGATCGAGGAGAGGCCCGGGATCGCCCTGAGGATATCGTCGGCGGTGAACTGGCTCGTCACCGCTCCGGTCCGGTAGTCGATCTTCGATGCGATCGTCCCGCCGGTGGAGATGATCGCAAACCCGGGAAGGCTCTCGTCCTGCTCGACCGCAACGGGTGTGGGCACCGCCGTTCCCCCGTTCTTCCGAACGAGGGTGCAGGTCGCCGGGTCCACCCCGATGTTGTAGCCGCTGCCCAGTTTGAGGACGGCCATGCCGTCGCGGTCCGTGATATAGATCCCTTCCACCGGGTGGCCCCGGCAGGAGGCGGCGACGATGTCGCCGGTCGAAAATGCTTCACTCATGCTCTGCAAGCCTCCCGGCTTCCACAATCAGTCCGGCGATCGCCGTTGCGACCGCCTCTTTTCGTGCGGCCGCCGCCGCCTCGTCCCCGGCGAGCAGGCGCCGCCGCTCCGCGATCGCCCTGGTCGTCTCTGAGGGCGCCGGCCCGCCGATCGCCTTTCTTTCAGCGACGGAAAACGCGGGATCGAGCGCCGCAGCGACGCGCTCGGCCGTCAGCCCCTGCCCGCAGAGCGAGAGCCCGGCGACCTCCTGTGCCGCCGCTTCCAGGGTGGCGAGGTCGAGTGCGCCCATCTTCACCGCCCGCCCGACGATCGAGTGCGCCGTCCTGAAGGGGAGGCCGTATTCCCGCACCATCACGTCGGCGAGTTCGGTCGCCGTCGAGAACCCGCAGCCCGATTCCGCCGCCATCCGGTCGGGGTGGAAGGTCGCCGTCGCCAGCATCCCGCGCAGGACGCCGAGGCTCTGGTGCGCCGCCTCCACGCCGCGCCAGAGGTGCGGGGTGAGCTCCTGCAGGTCGCGGTTGTAACTCATCGGCAGCCCCTTCGTGATCGTCAGGGCGGCGACGAGCGAGCCCGCAACGGTCCCGGCCTTCGCCCGCATGATCTCGGCGGTGTCCGGGTTCTTCTTCTGGGGCATGATCGAACTTGTCGAGGAGTAGCCGTCGGCCAGGGTGACGAACCTGACAAAAGCGGTGCTCCAGACGACCATCTCCTCGCAGAGACGGCTTACCGTCGCCATCTGGACGGCGCAGGCGGAAAGCGCCTCAAGGGCGAAATCACGCGTCGAGACGGCGTCCATTGAGTTGCCCATCGGCCGCTCGAATCCCAGGAGGGCGGCGGTCATCTCCCGGTCGATCGCAAACCCCGTCGAGGCGAAGGCGGCCGCACCGAGGGGGCACTCGTTTGCCCGGTCATAGGCGCCAAGAAGCCGCCCACCGTCGCGGCCGAGCGCCGCCTCGTAGGCGAGGAGGTGGTGGGCGAGCGTGGTGGGCTGGGCATGCTGGAGGTGAGTGAAGCCCGGCATGATCGTCTCCGTATGCTCGCCGGCGAGGTCGAGCAGGAGCCCCCGAAGGCGGCAGGTCTCCTCGACCAGGGCGATCAGGTCGTCGCGCAGGCGCATCCTGATGCAGGTCGCCACCTCGTCGTTCCTGGACCTGGCCATATGGAGGCGCCCCCCGAAGGCCTCGCCGACCTGTCCGATCAGCACCGCTTCCTTGCCGGCGTGGATGTCCTCGAAACGCTCGTCGTAGGCTTCTGCCGGGATACCGTCACGGTAGAAGCCGATGAGGGCCCGCATCAGCGCCTCGGCCGCCGCGCGGTCGATGATCCCCTGACGGGAGAGCATCAGGAGGTGGGCCATATCCACCAGCACGTCCATATCGGCGATCTCGCGATCGGCCGCCATCGAGGAGAGGAAATGCATCACCTCGCCTGTCCGGTCGTCGCTGAGCCTGCCCCGCCGCACCAGATCTCGTTGCATTGTATATAGGGTTGAGGTTTCAGACGAAATGAATCTGTGGGGATGAACGGAATGGCGTGAGGGGGCGATGGGGATGGCGTGCTCTCCCCTCAGGGCCGCCAGCCCCTCACAGCCACGCCTTCCGCGCCGCCGCCTCGATGGCGCGCTGCACGCTGTCTTTCGGGATGATCGTCGTCACCGGGATCCTGACCACCTGCTCGATGGTGGAGGAGGCGATCGGTGCGCAGACGACGGCGATCGCCCCCTCCCGCTCGGCGCGCACGGCGGCGACGATGGCGTCCTCGAAGGTGTGGACCGGGTACTCGCGGACCCTGACCTGCTGGCCGTCGATCACCGCCGTCCTCTCCTGGATGGACTCGAGCACGTAGCGGGCGGCGATCAGCCCGATGAACGCCTCCTCCGAGGGGCGGGAGAAGGCCCGGACGGCGTTGAGGATCATCCGCAGGGTCGAGAGGGTCGGGGAACGCTTGCCGTTGAGGATCTTATAGAGGGTGCTCTGTGCGATCCCGCTCTTCTCGGAGAGTTCGCGCACGCTCACCCGCAGGTCGTTTTTGAGGATGTGCTGGAGGGTCTGTATGAACTCTTCATCCGACAGGAGGGCGGCGTGGAAGAGGCGGTCAAGGGGGTTTGCCTGGATCATGGATGGGTACAGATGTGACAATTCCTTGAGGATATAGGTTCTCCTGTCCAGGCCGGGTGACGACATCGGGGAAAAGTTCCAGTACATGAGGGCACAAAGTGTCAAAATCGTGCCGCATCGTCCGCAATCGGGATGCCCAATAAGGATTTTTAAATACCAGCAGGGAAGAACGATTCCCCATGACCAGAAAGATTCTTGTCGCCGCCCTGATCTCTGCGATCATCGCGGTGCTCTTTGTCGCCGGATGCACCGGCGAGGGGCCCTCGACCGGTGGAGAGACCACGGTGGACGTGATCTACGCCGCCACCGGCCCGATGCCGATGCTCCTCTCGACCGACCAGATCGACGGCTACATGGCATGGCAGCCCTTCGTCGCCGTCGCCACCGTGAGCGGCATCGGCAAAGTGGTCTCGTACTCGCAGGACATGCCGCCCGCAGGCATGTGGACCGACCACACCTGCTGCGCCTTCGCGGCCCGCACCGACATCATGCAGGAGCGCCCTGATCTCGTCAACGCCTTCTCGGCGCTCACGATCGCTGCAAACGACTATATCAAGCAGAACCCGGACAAAGCCGCTGAACTCAGCGCCGACTGGCTCTACGGCAAGGACGACATGACCTTTGGCAACGTGACCGTGAACTCGGTGGACGTGCTCAAGGCCTCGATCCCGACCCTGAAGTTCACCAGCGACCCCTCGGAGGCCTGGATCCAGAGCAACGACAACTTCGTCGTCTCGCTGCGCGAACTCGGCTACATCACCGGTTCCTTGAAGGATGCGGACACCGCCACCGTCCACAGCGAACTCTACGACTTCAGCCCCTATGAACAGGCGAAGGCGATGCTTGCAAACGGCTCGATCACGACCCCGGCCAGCGCCGGCACGATTGCTCTGGGCTACCTGCCCTCTGACCACCACGCCGCCCTCTTCGTTGCCGTCAAGGACTGGCAGTACTTCAACGACACCTACGGCATCGCCCTCAAGCCCGCATCCGAAGGCTCGGGCGCCGTCGATACCGCCGACCTGATCGTCAACGGCGCGAAGGTCGCCACCGTCAAACTCGTGAAGGGCGAGGGCGGTTCGCAGCTGATGACCCTGGCCGCCCAGGACACGATCCAGTTCGCCTTCGTCGGCACCCCGCCAGCGATCACCGCTATCGACAAAGGAACACCTATAAAGATTCTCCACCCATTACAGACGGAAGGATCGGGCCTTGTTGTTTCAGCCGATGCACCTGCCAACGACTGGCAGAGTTTCATCGCATGGGCAGAACAGCGTGCGGCTGAAGGTAAGCCTCTGAAGATTGCGTCACCGCCCAAGGGCTCGATCCAGGACGTGCAGCTCCGCGCCGCACTCGGAGACAGCAATGTGGTGGTGAACGAAGCGCAATGAGAAAGTACCTGAAAATTGTCCTTCCCATCATCCTCATTTTTGGATGGGAAACCGTTGCGATCCTCCTGAACAACCCGTTTATTCTACCCAGGATCGAGACGGTCGTTGCCGTCCTGCTCGAGCCGACGAAAAACATCCTGGGGAGCGGCAGTCTTCTCGAAGGCGCCGGGCTCAGTTTGTACCGCGTCCTCCTCGGCTTCCTGACCGCCGCCGCCGTCGCCATACCCCTGGGCATCCTGATGGGCAGGTACCCGATGGTGCAGGACCTTGCCGATGGGGTGATCCAGGTCTTCAGACCGATCCCCCCGCTCGCCTGGCTCCCGGTCGCCCTCGCGTGGTTCAAGATCGGGCTCACCTCGATCGTCTTCATCATCTTCATCGGGGCGTTCTTCCCGATCGTGCTCAACACGATCGCCGGGGTCAAGAGCGTGAACCGGACCTGGCTTGAGACGGCGACGGTCTACGGGGCAAGCGGACGGCAGATCATGACGAAGGTCGTCCTGCCGGCCGCCGCCCCCACGATCTGGACGGGCTTGCGCGTCAGCCTCGGGATCGCATGGCAGTGCGTGGTGGCGGCCGAGATGCTGCCCGGCACCACTTCGGGCCTCGGCTACATGATCATGGCCGCCTACAACCTCGGCCAGATGCAGGTGATCATCGCCGGCATGATCGTGATCGGCTTCATCTCCCTCGTCCTCGACGCCCTCTTCAGGGAGGTCGAGGTGCGGATGTTTGCGTGGCAGGGGCGGTACCAGTGAGGAGGAAGAGCAGATGGAACTGAACGTCGAGCACATCAGCAAATCCTTTGTCACGAGCAAAGGCGAGCGGGTCGACGCCCTCGGCGACGTCACCTT
Above is a window of Methanofollis tationis DNA encoding:
- the gatD gene encoding Glu-tRNA(Gln) amidotransferase subunit GatD, encoding MSEAFSTGDIVAASCRGHPVEGIYITDRDGMAVLKLGSGYNIGVDPATCTLVRKNGGTAVPTPVAVEQDESLPGFAIISTGGTIASKIDYRTGAVTSQFTADDILRAIPGLSSIGRYRAEVLATILSENMTPAIWQDLARSIHAAVRGGARGVIVTHGTDTMAYSASAVSYMLETPVPVVFVGSQRSADRPSSDNIMNAMCAAAAAGSDLGEVAVAMHATTNDDYCALHRGTRVRKMHTSRRDAFQSHDMAPIGRVDFPSLAVTLSDDAVRRGASALALRDRLEERCGLLAFYPGMAAEIVRAYEGYRGLVIAGTGLGHVSTGCIGAVRDLIDAGTTVVMTSQCLHGRVCDRVYDTGRDLLAAGVVEGEDMLPEAALTKLMWVLGNESDPEEVRRLMATDLKGEIRRRSEHGL
- the argH gene encoding argininosuccinate lyase, which gives rise to MQRDLVRRGRLSDDRTGEVMHFLSSMAADREIADMDVLVDMAHLLMLSRQGIIDRAAAEALMRALIGFYRDGIPAEAYDERFEDIHAGKEAVLIGQVGEAFGGRLHMARSRNDEVATCIRMRLRDDLIALVEETCRLRGLLLDLAGEHTETIMPGFTHLQHAQPTTLAHHLLAYEAALGRDGGRLLGAYDRANECPLGAAAFASTGFAIDREMTAALLGFERPMGNSMDAVSTRDFALEALSACAVQMATVSRLCEEMVVWSTAFVRFVTLADGYSSTSSIMPQKKNPDTAEIMRAKAGTVAGSLVAALTITKGLPMSYNRDLQELTPHLWRGVEAAHQSLGVLRGMLATATFHPDRMAAESGCGFSTATELADVMVREYGLPFRTAHSIVGRAVKMGALDLATLEAAAQEVAGLSLCGQGLTAERVAAALDPAFSVAERKAIGGPAPSETTRAIAERRRLLAGDEAAAAARKEAVATAIAGLIVEAGRLAEHE
- a CDS encoding helix-turn-helix domain-containing protein, with translation MIQANPLDRLFHAALLSDEEFIQTLQHILKNDLRVSVRELSEKSGIAQSTLYKILNGKRSPTLSTLRMILNAVRAFSRPSEEAFIGLIAARYVLESIQERTAVIDGQQVRVREYPVHTFEDAIVAAVRAEREGAIAVVCAPIASSTIEQVVRIPVTTIIPKDSVQRAIEAAARKAWL
- a CDS encoding ABC transporter substrate-binding protein, with translation MTRKILVAALISAIIAVLFVAGCTGEGPSTGGETTVDVIYAATGPMPMLLSTDQIDGYMAWQPFVAVATVSGIGKVVSYSQDMPPAGMWTDHTCCAFAARTDIMQERPDLVNAFSALTIAANDYIKQNPDKAAELSADWLYGKDDMTFGNVTVNSVDVLKASIPTLKFTSDPSEAWIQSNDNFVVSLRELGYITGSLKDADTATVHSELYDFSPYEQAKAMLANGSITTPASAGTIALGYLPSDHHAALFVAVKDWQYFNDTYGIALKPASEGSGAVDTADLIVNGAKVATVKLVKGEGGSQLMTLAAQDTIQFAFVGTPPAITAIDKGTPIKILHPLQTEGSGLVVSADAPANDWQSFIAWAEQRAAEGKPLKIASPPKGSIQDVQLRAALGDSNVVVNEAQ
- a CDS encoding ABC transporter permease, which encodes MRKYLKIVLPIILIFGWETVAILLNNPFILPRIETVVAVLLEPTKNILGSGSLLEGAGLSLYRVLLGFLTAAAVAIPLGILMGRYPMVQDLADGVIQVFRPIPPLAWLPVALAWFKIGLTSIVFIIFIGAFFPIVLNTIAGVKSVNRTWLETATVYGASGRQIMTKVVLPAAAPTIWTGLRVSLGIAWQCVVAAEMLPGTTSGLGYMIMAAYNLGQMQVIIAGMIVIGFISLVLDALFREVEVRMFAWQGRYQ